Genomic DNA from Danio rerio strain Tuebingen ecotype United States chromosome 5, GRCz12tu, whole genome shotgun sequence:
gggcacctattatgcaaaaatcacatgTATAAGAGGTGTAAACAaggttgtgtggcagcagtgtgtgaatataaccagcttctaattgtATGTAtacattaaattttttataatcacacttataaaacactgcagaaacactttgattgacattctagctttgtacgtgtcatcagaggaggaaaaccccgcccattagtgattaTCTCATCCTCATAAGCATATGAGgtaagtcttgtttttgaatctgacactatgctgacacacaggcatatgtagctccaacacaatctcaaggcaattcgtaactttttgatttagtggcttattcgtatgaattcgtacgatctaattcgcacaatttagtacgacttactcatcccccaatgacggttgggtttaggggaggggtTAGGTGCcccgcctcctttttaaaatcatacaatttcgtacgactgaactagcCACtcaactggcaaaacgtaaaatacttacattttctcgtgagatcaggctggtagctccgccctcttttgaaaagagcatcatctcatttgaatttaaagcgacagcaaaatggcacaattaggatcaaagcctaaaagggtccgtTTCAGAGAGCTATAAAACATTagctgtgtggtattttgagctgaaattttacacacacactctctaggaACACCAGAGTCTTATTTTACATCTCCTTTAAGACTTAAGGACTGTAAACAGTGTGCTGTGCTGTAAACAAATGAtagaaaataatgataattataccTACATCTGTTATGAAATTATAAACTAGTCATTATTTGACTgatgtttatgtatttttgaagATACAAAATCAgagtcttattttacatcccctTTAAGACTTGAGGACTGTAAACAGTGTGCTGGGCTGtaatcacatttttttgtttagtgtCATTATTTTTTGCAATGAAACTCCTTAAACCTGAATTGATATATTTTAGGACTAGTTGTCACAGAACATTTATGAGACATGCATGAGTTACACAGTTATTTACATATTCAGTGTTTTGGCatgaatgtaaaatatattaaatgtacaaaatcaCAGATTTAAAAGTGCATACAATAATAGTGAAAAACAGCAACTTTTCTAGCTCATCTCTCTTTTCTACAGTATATGCATGCTGCATTAGAAGAGCAGACCTTGTCCTGTGCTGGATCAGTCCTGCTATTGGTTTCATGCTAAAAATCGACGTTCATCATCCTTCAGAGGACAGCAGGACAAAAACACCCCAACCTTATTCCTTCTGCTAAAACCAAAAGGAAGACATATGTCAGAAAAGTATCTGAACATATCTGAAAAGAAGTAAGTCAACTGACTTTTGTCGGGTGATCAACTAATTTGGTTGTCTTCATTTGTAGAATAAtaaaacaagaattatttattataataaacacaTGATAGAAAACAATGATAATTATACCTACATCTTCTGTTATGAAAAGATAAACTAGTCATTATTTGATTGATGTTTATGTGTTTTTGAGGATCTGGGTTAAAGACGTCATCAAAGAGGTTTCCAAGGATCAATCGTAATACAGTTTTTCCCCACAGATTAAAATTTTTCAAAGTAGACATTTTACTCGCATTTAATGTTTTCTATCTATATAAAATCACTTTATAGTTTTTATAcccacacaaatatatatatatatatatatatatatatatatatatatatatatatatatatatatatatatatatatatatatatatatatatatatgtatatatatatatatatatatatgtcacggttgcaggtttgtgcgcttttccggagtgtatgtttgatcacgtgggtttgttttgttttggttgtccatgtgtatttgttatgctcacgtgaTATGACGACACTCAGCTGGGCTAATTACACACCAGCTGAAGCTCATTATTAGGCCTATATCAGGGCGACGTTTCTATgtttctttgtcagttcgttaaaCCTGTTCTTATGTGCTAtatctgtgctcaggcccctgaggagatttatctggaccctgttttcctgtctgttcctgccctgtgtttGTCGTCATCCTAGCCTGTcactttcattgtttgtttattttgacttggtcaaaTAAACTTCATCACTTGCATCTAGATCCTCTTTGACTCTTATTTTTGaacattactatatatatatatatatatatatatatatatatatatatatatatatatatatatatatatatatatatattttttttttttttttttttttttcaataactgacaaagtcttgtcgcctatccaagttttaggaacaccaaataataacttgacttctagttgatcatttggtatcaaaagtggcttatatgaaaggcaaaggtctctagattacacttatttcactaaaataatatataatcatgccttgattttttattatttcattaggacagtaagctctgactttgctgagacataagtcttgtcactgaacagaaataatgtccagtatagaatataaagtcctgctgcagtggagacagaatgaatattgtgtctgactccatcatgagcttggaggactgcatccatacatctctccaatgactcaaatcactgattaataaagtcatctggaatggcaaagacagcgttcttgcaggactcccatcatcaagactctttgaattcatcttcaatgcctcctccatcttactccagacatgctcaataatgttcagctctggtgactgggctggtcactcttggagcagcttgaccttctttgctttcaggaactttgatgtggaggctgaagtatgagatgagcgctatcctgctggagaatttgccctctcctgtggtttgtaatgtaatgggcagcacaaatgtcttgatacctcaggctgttgatgttgccatccactctgcagatctctcgcacgcccccatactgaatgtaaccccaaaccatgatgtttcctttaccaaacttgactgattttagtgagaatcttgggtccatgcgggtttcagtaggtctgcagtatttgtaatgattgggatgcagctcaacagatgatgaaaaatccaccttctgacacgtttccaaatgattaactaagtcaagttattatttgttgctcttaaaactggaatagatgacaagacttttgtcatatatatatatatatatatatatatatatatatatatatatatatatatatatatatatatatatatatatatatattccaatagTTTATGTAGCAAATAGATTATGTAGCAAAAGATTAATGATCTTGCCAGCCAATTGTTtaaacactgtaacattaattattttaataaataatgaagttGCTCACCCTCATATTAAAATAGTTATTTGAAGCAtgtaatatatgtataaatgcaaatttaatttgatgcagatatgcaaacaaaaatatgatCAGTAACACTCATGACAATAGACTTTTATGCAACTTTAACTTGCTAAAGTCAACCATTTTTCAAGACATATTTTGAGTCAGTTTAATGTCAATTTAAGTTCAAAGAACTTGCAATGTTGATTtggtttaacaaaaaaatatataaaataaggcAGCAACTCATTTCATTCTGACCCACATTTCTGTTTTAGCTCTTTCGATTCACTCGTTCATTCAAATAAAGACACATACTTAAAACTCAATCAAATTCAGCACTGAGGTGTAGTAAAAGTGTTACCGAGCTGATGTGCACAGCGCAGAAGATGCTGATGATGAGGATGCCGATGATGATGGAGGCGATGGACACATAAAGAGCCATCTTCCCTAAACGCCTCGAACCCTCATAATCTCCCTGATCATAACTGTTCCTGGACTGTAGAAAACACAACAAACAGTTTGAATCTGACATGATGaaacacttcatttttatttttttaaaaccattttagggacaaaattataaaCCCCTTTTAAGCAAATTTctgtttcaatagtctacagaacaaaccatcgttatacaataacttgcataattaccctaacctgcttagttaacctaattaatctagttaggcctttaaatgtcactttaagctgtatagaagtgtcttaaagcccccctaaattattagaccgcttgtttattttttcccctaatttctgtttaatggagagaagattttttcaacacatttctaaacataataattttaataactcatttctaataactgatttattttatctttaccatgacgactgtaaataatattttactagatatttttcaagacacttctatacagctttgtaaggggctagtaattttttttccctaaaatggttaataaaaaattctaaactgcttttattctagccaaaataaaacaagtaagactttcttcagaagacaaaatattatcagacatactgtgaaaatttccttgctctgttaaaaatcatttggaaaatatttaagaaagaagaaaaaaaattgaagggggctaataattctgacttcaattgtgtgtatgtatatatatatatatatatatatatatatatatatatatatatatatatatatatatatatatatatatatatatatatatatatatatacagttaaaaagtGCTCCTTTATTGATTTCATATTTGTAACACTTGATTGTTTTAaatcatcaaacaaatttaaatattagttaaagataacacaagtaaacacatcatgctgTTTTGAAATTAAGGCTTTCATaattaagggaaaacaaactaCAAAACTGCAAAGCTCTGCGTGAGAAAGTGTTTGCCCCTAAACCTAATAAGGTTGTGCCAGCATTAGTAGAAACAACTGCAATCAAGCGTTTTTGAGAACTTGCAATGTGTCTGTTATAGCCCTGTGAGGGAATTTTGCCCCTCTCattttgcagaattgttgtaattcagccacattggaggAGCATgaaccctacactgtaaaaaaaaattgaccttaaattgaCAGTGAGTCAATTGCAACTGGCTAacaattgcattactttcactataaaatactgtatgtaaattcacagcaaATTACTTAgagaggtagttcacagtaatttactgtgattttgGTACATTACATTATTGTAAAATTTCAGTCACACAGTAACTTCACAGTAGATAGTAAAgcccattactgtgatttcataGTATTATCTTGAAGAACTAACCATATTTTACTGAGAAGCAGACTTTTCTTGGCTAgtcattctgacatttaccctgactttgaaataaatcaattacttttgtttcagtttattacatttttggctaagcacaaagttatgttcattaaaatgtatttaatattttcatattaacctggttaaattaaaggtgcagtgcacccaaaaatgaaaatttactatgACATTTATGTCATTTCAAAACAGGACGAtttttctttttagttgtttttgaaGATGCAGCCAAATTGTTTTTGGGTTTGtaataacattgttattgttagttaaatcctgtaaagtgatactaatgtaatttactgtgaaaaattgcagtaaaatattgtgaaaaatctgaattttttacagtgtattttaaattagaaaatagTTGGcgtggcctttttttttttttcaatctgattgggtgtagtaaagtaggcatttcatccAGAAAGATCtagaaaagggtttggggagagttattacactCGAACAGACTCCTCGTTCTCACCAcatctgtttgttgtcaaaaccgAAAGCTGgatgggcgtggttaagtatgttagccacgcccaatacctcagacatctgagaatttaactgaaaacaaacaggaagtgcattttctcAATTAAAGATTACACGGGCAAACACTTTCTTTTCCTAATGACATGCACGGATCAAATGTTCACCACAAagctagcaatgtgagctaacagaATCAAAACAGTTAGTGAATGCATTCAGAATACTTTGCTCACCATTACAGAGAAGACGAGGGCTAAAATGTTGACGGGGTAAGCCGGACAGAAGCAGGTGAGGATGGTCAGGAGCAGGTAGTTTTTTAGAGGGGGTCTTGGAGTTGAAGGACCGAACCAGCTGCGATACAGATCCATGCTGCCGCTCAGAGAGCCCTTCTCTTTCTCCATGATGGCAAACacaaatacagctgaagtcagatgAAAATCCCCAAGAACTACTGACGGGGGAATAAATCCACTGGAGGTCAATGAAAGCTGTTGGGAGAGTCCGAAAAGCAGATGAGGAGTGATTTGGGTGGGAGGGTGCTTGAGACCGTGAGTAATGGGATCAGAGACTAAAATATGGGTGACACTTTCGATTGGATGGATTCCagatcagcagtgtgtgtgtgtgtgtgtgtgtgtgtgtgtgtgtgtgtgtgtggattttatCCTGCGTTTCTCAATAATAGTTTGGCAAATGTATGCATCTATAAATTGACTCTAAGATGGACTGAATCAATCTAGACTAATAATAGTGTGAGAACAGAAATGTCTAGAAtcatctgtgtgtgcgtgtgtatgtttgtggTATTGGGGTCACAGGGTATCAAATGTGTGTTGTATCAAATGCTCGTCTTTTCCCATGTCTCCAAGGGTCGGATGGTTTATGGATGGCCGTTCGCTTGTTTGTTTACTCGGCAAGCTGGAATTGCGCTGTAGTTTTGTGAACAATTTAAACTGACAATACTGAGTGTATGCAATTATTCACAAATTTATGCTGGACAGCAGCTGAAACCAGAAGTttcacatacactctaaaaaaaggaacggaaccatttttttttaaatgtctgatggtaaatcatactaaacgtttactattttaggtccgtcaggattactttttcattcatttctagatagtcaaaagtttacacacatttactgatattttttttagctttgcttttaaactgtaaagctttggtcagatgttttaggtatccttccacaagcttctcacaatagtttgaaggaattttggcccattccacTAGACAGAATTGGTATGAGTCAGatttgctcgcacaagctttttcaactctgcccacaaattttctattggattgagatcagggctttgtgatggccactccaaaacattcactctgttgtccttaaagctcattttaactaatttgaacTGACAGCCATAATGTGGTagtgcaccatcttgctggacAAACAAAgggaacgtgccagcttcagtgcataaagagggaaacacatcatcatgtagcaatgtcaaatatccagtggcctcgaggtttccattgatgaagaacgGCCCCACAATCTGtgtggtgtgaagatacaagatgcgaatctcccgttccaccacatcccaaaggtgctctattggattgagttatgGTGATTGTAGAGGttgtttgagtacagtgaactcattgtcttgttcaagaaaccagtctgagatgattcacactttatgacatggtgtgttatcctgctggaagtagccatttacatttacatttagtcagtaTTAGTGCTGTAGGCAAGTCAGAAGATGTCTAGTtggctacactgtggtcataaagggatggacatggtcagcagcaatactcaggtaggctgtggcattgacacgatgctcgatTGCTACTAAtgggccaaagtgtgccaagaaaatatccccacaccattacaccaccaccaccaacctgaaccgttgacacaaggcaggatggagactcatcagaccaggcaagatttctccaatcttctgttatccagttttggtgagcctgtgtgaattgtagcctcagtttcctgtttttagctgacaggagtggcacccggtgtggttttctgctgctgtagcccatccgcctcaaggttggacgtgttgtgtgttcagagatgctcttctgcagacctcggttgtaaaaagtggttatttgagttactgttgcctttctatctgctggaaccagtctggccactAATATATCCACTAATATATTTGatcatatatgtacatatttgcaATCCCATTGgttgaaaataatatataataataataataataatatagataaactgccatttttgcaatattttgaaatacatGTTACAAATGTAGTCCAtgtaaatccaaacatgaacttgtatgtcatatatgtaatGATATAAGgtgtatatttgtaaatatgcatatttaatatacagctgaaatcagaataattagccccctgtttattttttccccgatttctgtttaacggagaagattttttcaacacatttctaaacataatagttttaataactcttttttaATCACTGACTTATTTtacctttgtcatgatgacagtaaataatatctgactagatatttttcaagacacttctatacagcttaaagtgacatttaaaggcttaactaggttaattaggttaactaggcaggatagggtaattaggcaagttaatgtataatgatggtttgttctgtagattataggGGGGGGGGAAATGCCTAAAGGGATTATTACTTTTGTCcccaaaatggttttaaaaaattaaaaactgcttttattctagctgaaataaagcaagtaagattttctacagaagaaaaaatattattagacatactgtgaacatttccttgctcagttaaacatcatttgggaaatatttaaaaaagaaacaacaatttaaggggggctaataattctgacttcaactgtatatgggaCAGATCCATCCCAACTATCAACAAGAAGAAAAACGCAAATACAGAAGGCGTCAAAtggaatgttttaaaataatttattaggatctttttatttgaaaaatttccagaggtgaaaaataaaaaaaatacagtaaagggCGCGAGCGGAGCATCAGGTCACAGTGTCGGCGTGCGGCTCCACAGCAGCGGTACGGAGCGCCAGCCTTCTGATGCTTACACCAAAACCACCGCTGATCCCCTTTCATCCAAAACAAACAGCCAACACGTACTGTAGAAATCTCACACACTTACAAGGGCTTCAAACGGATCTTGAAAAATATAGCttctttaattatcatttttttcctGAAAAATAATTCTTAATGCCACATAAAAATCGCACCACCGGTACCGGCGTTCATTATTACTTGAGttcaaaaaaataacttattgcTTATTTTTCGTTGGTTAAATAGTTACAGTGTGTGCCGTGCAGTAGTTTTTGTGAGGCGTCCCCCTCGGTTTCAATCATCGATATGAACAACACCACTCCAAAAATGAGGCTACGTGTCAAACGGAAGACTTGATATTAATGCAAATAAGTAAATCATTTTTGCGCAGAGATTAATGAATCAATTTGACCAGAGGAGCCTCAATGGAGAAGCGATGATGTCACAAACGAGCTCGTTTACCGACGGAGACCGGACAGTTTCAAAGGTGGCAGTTGAATGCATGTAAACTAGCAATGTGTACATCCGTACTTCAGTCTACGTGAAGCAGTCGCCGCAAacttacactctcatacacaaacacacattagggttgtcacgatactggaattcgataccaatccaTACTGAAAATTTAAAAACCTTCATTTCCAGCAAGCATTTGAGTGCGTTTATAAACAGCGCTGATTCGTcgttgtgttcacgtgctcaacagaaaggactgtgattggcagtgaaggtcatcagttcaccgaactcaccgctgtttactgcgTGCAACCACAGATATAGGGACACTGGAGTGATTcaaatggatttttaaaatttcagtattgattggtatcgaattccagtatcgtgacaacaccaACACACATAATAGCAAACAACCACAACACTGCGCAGAAATCACACTCTTCCACAGGATTTGTGACTAATATTTCAACGTTCTTAAATTCGTAACGCATTTGTTGAGAAGCAAAATGACTATGTTACAATGTTTCATGAAGTGCTATGAAATGTGCATTCTTGTTTAATATGTGACAATTTCAACTGAAAGATGAAGTGAAGACAGGGGGCGGGACATgtaatagctcctcccctttttaaaaatagccaATAGAATTTGGTTTTCATCATAGTTTTGCCAGTGAGAATGATTAAGATCAAACTTATGATATGAAAAATAGTATGGAAGAGGGCGGGGCATATcagatactaaagagcatttgattggacagaagatttgatgagaaactaaactAGGAGGTCAGGTCAAAAAAGAGATATATATCTGTTTATATCCAATTGGCGCAATAGCCTAATGGTTAACGCGCCAACATATTTGAGTTGAATCCTGGCTCAAGGACATTTCCCATACCTACCCttgtctctctctcccacttcgtttCCTGTGTCATTACTTTGCTATCTAAAAgaggccaaaaaaataaaaaataaattatatatatatatatatatatatatatatatatatatatatatatatatatatatatatatatatatatatatatatatgccaattGTGTCAGTTTTTTGGTGAACACTAGCTAAAAGATATCCATatagctgatttatacttctgcgtcaagcacatgCGTTTGGTCTGGGGAAGCCTTCACGCAGTCGCATAGCCCTAGCCGGGGCTgatgctgacgtgcacctctcaaaaaatgtaactcctTTTTTTTACTTCAATGGGGAgctatttatttgcttttttaaacaaaataatagtcTCAGGTGCTTTTAGAATGTataattttcaaaacaaaaaaaaaaaagccataatGTTTTGCTATTCTAAACCTTAGATgtcaataattcaattttaagcaacatttctatttaaattggTTTTTGattccctttaaatgcaaattagatgCTTCTCCCCACCTCCTTTTCAGAAGTAGGTGGAGCCTTTACAGCACGCATCTCGGATATTCTTCAGTGTATTTCAGTTTTGCCTTGAATGTTAATTATCTGCAAGTTATGCAAGTTGGAAAACTATATTCTGAAGTCCATAAACAAAAAGCCAGCTGTATGATGGCATATGTCACatgaatacaaaacaaacatttgttttagaATCTGCCAAATACACTCAGGATTAGGTCAAAACACTAATAGAGATAAGGTTGAATTTTGGTcttattttaagcaaatataTATCAAATTTAGTCCAGTCTAACAAAAACTGGCAGAGATtttccttgtttttatttttcctttaaacataaaaaatatgtcaataatgtctgaataataaacttaattcaaagtcaaatgtatgtttatgtttatgaATCGATTTCCAGATATTAGTTTGTTTTACAGCAAAATTTGaagacattatttataaagcaggtgttttcaaaatgtatatgtaaattaTCAGCTGAAAATATGCCATAGATTCCTTATTATTCTATACTTTAGATGCCAATATTACAATTGGAAGCAACATTTTTACTTAAATTGGtttttgtgtctctttaaatgcaaataaggcACGTCTCCCCACCTCCTTTCCAGAAGTGGGTGGAGCCCTTACAGCACGCATCTCGAATATTCTACAGTGTATTTCAGCGTTGTTTTGAACATTAATTATCTGCATGCCTTTTAAAGTTGCGCAAGTTGGAAAACTATATTTCAAAGTCTATGACCTTTTCTGTATGATGGCATATGTCACatgattataaaacaaaaattagtttTAGAATCTCCCAAATACACTCAGGATTAggtcaaaacaaataaaaatgataatacgATTCATTTTTGGCCCTATTTTAAGCAAAGATGTATTCAAATAACATGATTTTGGTTAATACCGAGaacaaatgtatatgttagtCCAAAGATGTTGTTATCATTTTTccataaaacatacaaaatatgtCAATAAGGTCTGAACAATAAATTGAATTCAAAgtaaatgtacatttacatttcttACCCGATTGCCAGATATTAATTTGTTATACAGCAACCTTTTGAGACACTGTTCATAATGTAATATGAACATAATTTAGCTTCTCAACTAAATGCACTTTGATTTAAGACAGAAAATAGCAAAAACACTGTGGAAGAAACGGATTTTTCGCAGTCAAGACAGAAACTGAGATGTAACAGCGCTCAGACTCCTTTTGCTTTGTAAATTTGTccttcatttctttaaaaacagcGTCGTACCGTCAACAAAAGAAGATGAGAAAGGGAAAGGAATTTACAATAGAAGTACAATGCGCAAAAACAAAactcatatatataatatatatttccaAAAACAGCATGACGAGAAGCCTAACCAG
This window encodes:
- the LOC141385741 gene encoding transmembrane protein 233-like isoform X2 translates to MEKEKGSLSGSMDLYRSWFGPSTPRPPLKNYLLLTILTCFCPAYPVNILALVFSVMSRNSYDQGDYEGSRRLGKMALYVSIASIIIGILIISIFCAVHISSKE
- the LOC141385741 gene encoding transmembrane protein 233-like isoform X1, whose protein sequence is MEKEKGSLSGSMDLYRSWFGPSTPRPPLKNYLLLTILTCFCPAYPVNILALVFSVMSRNSYDQGDYEGSRRLGKMALYVSIASIIIGILIISIFCAVHISSQKE